The Raphanus sativus cultivar WK10039 chromosome 2, ASM80110v3, whole genome shotgun sequence genome includes a region encoding these proteins:
- the LOC108841433 gene encoding pectinesterase inhibitor 4-like, with amino-acid sequence MSQFLYSLTLVFVFLTSTNIQKTAATPSSYSENHKMFVKTACNSTTYPDKCYKSLSTYSAAIKSDPIKLCTTALKLNVKSAKEATSVVAKLLKKSQKSAAGRKIKMAPETLILKDCLEEMEDTIVELKQAITEMKTIRDGESISEHITNVRTWVSSALTDEGTCTDGFEEVKVNKETKKTVTKVVQELATTTSNTLALLTNLSY; translated from the coding sequence ATGTCGCAGTTCCTCTATTCTCTAACGCTTGTCTTCGTTTTCCTCACATCAACAAACATCCAAAAGACAGCAGCAACTCCATCATCCTACTCCGAAAACCACAAAATGTTCGTGAAAACGGCATGCAATTCGACAACATACCCTGACAAATGCTACAAGTCTTTATCCACATACTCCGCGGCCATCAAATCCGACCCGATCAAGCTATGCACCACAGCGCTTAAACTCAACGTGAAATCCGCAAAAGAAGCGACTTCTGTCGTCGCTAAGCTTCTCAAAAAGTCTCAGAAATCCGCCGCGGGGCGAAAGATTAAAATGGCACCAGAGACGCTGATCCTCAAGGACTGCCTTGAGGAGATGGAGGACACAATTGTTGAGCTCAAGCAAGCGATCACAGAGATGAAGACTATACGAGATGGTGAGTCTATATCTGAGCATATAACGAACGTTAGGACTTGGGTGAGCTCGGCGTTGACCGACGAAGGGACTTGTACTGATGGGTTCGAAGAGGTGAAAGTGAATAAAGAAACTAAGAAGACGGTGACGAAGGTTGTCCAGGAACTTGCAACGACAACTAGTAATACTTTGGCGCTTCTTACTAATCTAAGTTACTAG